A portion of the Gossypium arboreum isolate Shixiya-1 chromosome 8, ASM2569848v2, whole genome shotgun sequence genome contains these proteins:
- the LOC108463326 gene encoding PRA1 family protein B3-like → MLPVSVSTLEPNADSKPLITAQTLLTRLSTSLRLALSHCRPWTDFIDRTAFAKPASFSDATSRLRKNFSYFRANYLTILTLVLAFSLITHPFSLIILLSLIAAWLLLYALRPSEMPLVIWGRAYSDIEKLAILVVLTVVVIFFTSVGSLLISGIMMGIAIVCAHGAFRMSEDLFLDEQEPFGLGLFSFVSAAASSAAANAAAPVIVSRV, encoded by the coding sequence ATGCTCCCTGTCTCAGTCTCAACGTTGGAGCCCAACGCCGATTCTAAACCTCTTATCACAGCCCAGACTCTTCTCACGCGCCTCTCCACTTCTCTCCGCCTGGCTCTCTCTCACTGCCGTCCTTGGACCGACTTCATCGACCGTACTGCCTTTGCTAAACCAGCCTCCTTCTCCGATGCCACCTCCCGACTTCGCAAGAATTTCTCCTACTTCCGAGCCAACTACCTCACCATACTCACGCTTGTACTCGCCTTCTCATTAATCACCCACCCTTTCTCTCTCATAATTCTGCTGTCACTCATAGCGGCTTGGCTTTTACTCTACGCACTGCGCCCCTCGGAAATGCCGCTGGTCATATGGGGCCGAGCGTACTCGGATATAGAAAAGCTAGCGATATTGGTGGTATTAACGGTTGTGGTGATCTTTTTTACCAGCGTGGGATCCCTTCTGATATCCGGGATCATGATGGGGATAGCTATTGTTTGTGCGCACGGTGCGTTCAGGATGTCGGAGGATCTATTTCTTGATGAACAAGAGCCCTTTGGTTTGGGGTTGTTCTCGTTTGTAAGTGCGGCTGCCTCGTCTGCTGCTGCTAACGCCGCCGCCCCTGTTATTGTTTCGCGCGTCTGA